Proteins encoded within one genomic window of Streptomyces sp. NBC_01237:
- a CDS encoding non-ribosomal peptide synthetase: protein MIPLSFAQQRLWFIDQAEGPTAAYNIPLAIHLRGSIVPEALRAALTDVVKRHESLRTVFVDIDGVPHQQILDAEAAHVPFRVVESGEEAARDLLVGEAAAPFDLSAGIPLRALLCRVGPRESVLSLVIHHIASDGWSTGPLVRDLGTAYAARCTGAAPEWTELPVQYADYAIWQRDVLGTEGDPESDLARQSAYWSKRLAGTPQEATPVTDRPRPAVGSGRGAAVPVRIDADLHRPMAGLARETRATPFMVLHAALAVLLREFGTGDDVPIGTVTSGRTDDALHDLIGFFVNTLVLRTDVSADPTFRELLARVRETDLEAYAHADLPFERLVELLKPARSLALHPLFQVMLSVHQDADLEFAVGPLAGRLVPVDVPVAKFDLALSLMERSDGAGAARGIDGELRYSTDLFDRATAERMAAALLRILDGATAAPDIPVGRIPVLGPEDRERVLDWGRGPAGPEPDPGGFLGLFEAQARRTPTAMAVVHGRTRLSYAELDARANSLARLLRREGVDNGQFVALALPRGTDAVTAMIGVLKAGAAYVPIDPEYPADRIAFMLDDARPALLLTSHAVTGLPAVRMPVLRLDDEATLSRLAQLPATPPEGAVQDPRHPAYVIYTSGSTGRPKGVVIPRSALADYVSWCANAYPGMSGVAVVPSPLSFDLTVTGLCTPLTVGGCVCLASVTEPTDDELAGVASFPATFLKATPSHVAILDEAEAGFSPSGELLLGGESLSAEMLENWRVRHPKATVFNVYGQTETTVNCTEYHIRPGQETPSGVLPVGRPQARQGVYVLNSALRPAPPGVVGEIHVTGAGLAHGYLNRPGLTAERFVADPFGPPGGRMYRTGDLGRWNKDGDLEFVGRADQQVKIHGFRVELGEIEAVVAGHPEVGRAAVVMHDVRGDRRLVAYAVPAEPGDAPDVSGILAHLRGQLPAYMVPSAVVVVPELPLTPNGKLDRAALPQPDPTPSAQHVAPRTPGEAELCALFAGVLGTGTVGVDQDFFALGGHSLLGIQLMRRIDERFGVTLRIRDLFEAPTVAGLARRVADGSRHDTFDVLLPLRASGSRLPLFCFHPGGGVGWCYSGLLGRIDPRIPLYGLQARGLADTAARPGSVEAMARDYAATLRGVQARGPYRLLGWSFGGLVAHAVATLLQEAGEEVELLAMLDTFPSSRITGESEPEGPDPASGPDPASADALGQLLTGLRQARAKSATSAAVQRQVDALGAAIGGLDGITEDELPRVIETIQHHQELREEHVPRRFRGDLLYFTANRGRPADAPTARCWEPFVTGRVSDVPLDCRHGEMMSPTVLDGIAPAILKSLSER from the coding sequence ATGATCCCCCTGTCTTTCGCACAGCAACGCCTGTGGTTCATCGACCAGGCCGAAGGGCCGACGGCCGCCTACAACATTCCGCTGGCGATACACCTCCGGGGAAGCATCGTTCCGGAGGCGCTGCGGGCAGCGCTCACCGATGTGGTGAAGCGCCACGAGAGCCTGCGGACCGTGTTCGTGGACATTGACGGTGTGCCGCACCAGCAGATCCTGGACGCCGAAGCGGCCCACGTTCCGTTCCGTGTCGTGGAGTCGGGCGAGGAAGCGGCCCGTGACCTGCTCGTCGGGGAGGCTGCCGCCCCGTTCGATCTGTCCGCCGGAATCCCCCTGCGCGCTCTGCTGTGCCGGGTGGGGCCGAGGGAATCCGTGCTGTCACTGGTCATCCATCACATCGCGAGCGACGGCTGGTCGACCGGCCCGCTGGTGCGCGACCTCGGGACCGCCTATGCCGCGCGCTGCACGGGGGCCGCACCCGAGTGGACCGAACTACCCGTCCAGTACGCGGACTACGCGATCTGGCAGCGTGATGTGCTGGGCACGGAGGGCGACCCGGAGAGCGACCTGGCCCGGCAGTCGGCCTATTGGTCGAAGCGGCTCGCCGGGACACCCCAAGAGGCGACGCCGGTCACCGACCGGCCGCGCCCGGCAGTGGGCAGCGGGCGCGGTGCCGCGGTACCGGTCCGCATCGACGCGGATCTGCACCGCCCCATGGCGGGACTGGCGCGGGAGACCCGGGCGACCCCGTTCATGGTGCTGCACGCGGCACTGGCCGTGCTGCTGCGCGAGTTCGGTACGGGCGACGACGTTCCCATCGGCACGGTCACTTCGGGCCGGACCGACGACGCGCTGCACGATCTGATCGGGTTCTTCGTCAACACACTGGTGCTGCGCACCGATGTGTCGGCCGACCCCACATTCCGTGAACTCCTCGCACGAGTGCGGGAGACGGACCTGGAGGCGTACGCACACGCGGACCTGCCGTTCGAGCGCCTCGTCGAGCTCCTGAAACCGGCCCGGTCATTGGCACTGCACCCGCTGTTCCAGGTGATGCTGTCCGTTCACCAGGATGCCGACCTGGAATTCGCCGTGGGTCCGCTCGCCGGACGGCTCGTGCCGGTGGACGTACCCGTGGCCAAGTTCGACCTCGCGCTCTCGCTGATGGAGCGATCGGACGGGGCGGGCGCCGCGCGTGGCATCGACGGTGAACTCCGTTACTCCACCGATCTGTTCGACCGCGCGACGGCGGAGCGGATGGCTGCCGCGCTCCTGCGGATTCTGGACGGGGCAACCGCCGCCCCGGACATCCCCGTCGGGCGGATCCCGGTCCTCGGCCCCGAGGACCGGGAGCGGGTTCTGGACTGGGGGCGCGGCCCGGCAGGCCCTGAGCCGGACCCCGGAGGCTTCCTCGGCCTGTTCGAGGCGCAGGCGCGACGCACGCCCACCGCCATGGCGGTGGTCCACGGCCGGACCCGGCTCAGCTACGCGGAACTGGACGCGCGGGCCAACAGTCTGGCCCGGCTCCTCCGCCGAGAGGGCGTGGACAACGGCCAGTTCGTGGCGCTCGCGCTCCCTCGGGGTACGGACGCCGTGACGGCGATGATCGGCGTGCTCAAGGCCGGAGCCGCATATGTGCCCATAGACCCGGAGTATCCGGCGGACCGCATCGCCTTCATGCTGGACGACGCGCGGCCCGCGCTGCTGCTCACTTCGCACGCGGTCACCGGGCTGCCCGCCGTCCGGATGCCCGTGCTGCGGCTGGACGACGAGGCGACCCTGAGCCGGCTGGCCCAGCTGCCGGCCACACCTCCCGAGGGAGCCGTGCAGGATCCTCGGCATCCCGCCTACGTGATCTACACATCAGGTTCGACCGGCCGCCCGAAGGGCGTGGTGATCCCGCGCAGCGCGCTCGCCGACTACGTGAGCTGGTGCGCGAACGCGTACCCGGGGATGTCCGGTGTGGCGGTCGTCCCGTCGCCCCTGTCGTTCGACCTGACCGTCACCGGCCTGTGCACGCCGCTGACGGTCGGCGGCTGCGTCTGCCTGGCCTCGGTCACCGAGCCGACCGATGACGAACTCGCCGGTGTCGCCTCCTTTCCCGCCACCTTCCTCAAAGCGACCCCCAGCCATGTCGCGATCCTCGACGAGGCGGAGGCCGGATTCTCACCCTCGGGAGAACTTCTTCTCGGCGGTGAGTCACTCAGCGCCGAGATGCTGGAGAACTGGCGCGTCCGTCATCCCAAAGCCACTGTTTTCAATGTCTACGGGCAGACCGAGACGACGGTGAACTGCACCGAATACCACATCCGACCGGGCCAGGAAACACCCTCCGGGGTCCTGCCGGTGGGCCGGCCCCAGGCGCGGCAGGGCGTGTACGTCCTCAATTCCGCGCTCCGGCCCGCACCGCCCGGCGTCGTCGGGGAAATCCATGTGACCGGGGCCGGTCTCGCACACGGATATCTCAACCGGCCCGGACTGACGGCCGAGCGTTTTGTCGCCGATCCATTCGGCCCGCCCGGCGGGCGGATGTATCGCACCGGGGATCTCGGCCGCTGGAACAAGGACGGCGACCTCGAATTCGTGGGGCGCGCCGATCAGCAGGTGAAGATTCACGGCTTCCGTGTCGAACTCGGCGAGATCGAGGCCGTGGTCGCGGGCCACCCGGAGGTCGGCCGGGCCGCCGTCGTCATGCACGACGTGCGGGGCGACCGGCGCCTGGTGGCGTACGCCGTGCCCGCCGAGCCGGGAGACGCGCCCGACGTGTCCGGCATCCTTGCGCACCTGCGGGGCCAGCTGCCCGCCTACATGGTGCCCTCGGCCGTGGTGGTCGTGCCCGAGCTGCCGCTCACACCGAACGGGAAGCTGGACCGGGCGGCGCTGCCGCAGCCCGACCCCACGCCGTCCGCGCAGCATGTCGCACCGCGCACCCCTGGCGAGGCCGAGCTGTGTGCCCTGTTCGCCGGCGTTCTCGGCACCGGCACGGTCGGCGTCGACCAGGACTTCTTCGCGCTCGGTGGGCATTCGCTGCTCGGCATCCAGCTGATGCGCAGGATCGACGAGCGGTTCGGGGTGACGCTGCGGATCCGTGACCTGTTCGAGGCGCCGACGGTCGCCGGGCTCGCCCGCCGGGTCGCCGACGGATCGCGGCACGACACGTTCGACGTGCTGCTGCCGCTTAGGGCCTCGGGCAGCAGGCTGCCGCTCTTCTGCTTCCATCCCGGCGGCGGAGTCGGCTGGTGCTACAGCGGCCTGCTCGGCCGGATCGACCCGCGGATCCCGCTGTACGGGCTCCAGGCGCGCGGGCTGGCCGACACCGCCGCGCGGCCCGGCTCGGTGGAGGCGATGGCGCGCGACTACGCCGCCACGCTGCGCGGCGTCCAAGCCCGCGGGCCCTACCGCCTCCTGGGCTGGTCCTTCGGCGGGCTCGTCGCCCACGCCGTCGCCACCCTGCTTCAGGAGGCGGGTGAGGAGGTCGAACTCCTCGCCATGCTGGACACGTTCCCCTCCTCGCGGATCACCGGCGAGAGCGAGCCGGAGGGCCCTGACCCGGCATCGGGCCCTGACCCGGCGTCGGCGGACGCCCTTGGGCAACTGCTGACGGGCCTGCGGCAGGCCCGGGCGAAGAGCGCGACCTCCGCTGCCGTGCAGCGTCAGGTCGATGCGCTGGGCGCCGCCATCGGTGGTCTGGACGGGATCACCGAGGACGAACTGCCGCGTGTGATCGAGACGATCCAGCACCACC